The window AGCGCGCCATCCGCGAGGCCGTGGCCCTCGTCGGCGAGGGCGACGCCATTCTGTGGGCAGGCCCCGGGCACCAGGACTATCGCGACATCCGGGGTGTGCGCACCCCCTACTCCGCGCGAGAGCTCGCCCGACGGGCCCTCGCCGCCCGGGGATGGCCCGTGCCCGCGTCGCGGTGGCCGGTGCCGTACCCGGCCGACAGCACGCCGTCATCCGATCCCCTCCGCCCCGCCTGAGAGGACGGAGGGCGCGGAGCGGCCGTCAGCGCGCCGCGATCAGCTCGTCGGCGACGCGGCGCGCCCAGCTCTCGGCATCGGCCAGCGACTCGCGCGTGAGCGCCGCGGGCGCCTCGTGGCGGTCGACGACGTCTACGACGAGGTCGACGATGTCGAGGAACCGCAGTCGGCCCTCGTGGAAGGCGTCGACGGCCTGCTCGTTCGCGGCGTTGAACACCGCGGGGTAGGTCGCCCCGGCCATCCCGACCCGCTTGGCCAGCCGCACGGCGGGGAAGGCGTCCTCATCCAGCGGCTCGAAGGTCCACTGGGCCGCGCGGGTCCAGTCGATCGGCGCCCCGACGCCCGCCACGCGCTGCGGCCAGTCGAGGCCCAGGGAGATGGGAAGGCGCATGTCGGGCGGTGACGCCTGGGCGATCGTCGACCCGTCGACGAACTCGACCATCGAGTGCACGACCGACTGCGGGTGGACGACGACGTCGATCGCGTCGTAGGGCACCCCGAAGAGGAGGTGCGCCTCGATGACCTCGAGGCCCTTGTTCACCAGCGTGGCGGAGTTCGTGGTCACGACCCGCCCCATGTCCCACGTCGGGTGGGCCAGGGCCTGCGCCGGCGTGACGTCGGCCAGTTCCGACCGAGACCTCCCGCGGAACGGACCGCCCGAGGCGGTCAGCACGAGGCGGCGCACCTCGTCGTGGGTACCGGCGCGCAGCGCCTGCGCGATCGCGGAGTGCTCGGAATCGACGGGCACGATCTGCCCGGGCGCGGCGAGCGCCGTGACGAGCTCGCCGCCCACGATGAGCGACTCCTTGTTGGCCAGCGCCAGGGTGCGACCCGTCTCGAGCGCGGCGAGCGTCGGCCCGAGCCCTACCGAACCGGTGATGCCGTTGAGCACGACATCGACCTCGACGTCGCGGACGAGCTGCTCCGCCTCTGAGGCGCCGAGGGCGCACGCACTCTCGGCGACCCCGAACTGCGCCGCCTGAGCGGCCATCAGTTCGCGGCGGCTACCTGTCGCCAGACCCGCCACCTCGAAGCGGTGGGGATTGGCGGCGATGACCTCGAGAGCCTGCGTGCCGATGGAGCCGGTGGAGCCGAGGACGAGGATGCGCCGCATCCGGTCAGCCTATCCGCGCGACATCCGGCAGCGGGGTCAGGGCGCGGTCGTGGCCGCGACGTGCTGGACGCCGAGGATGTCGACGACGAAGACCAGGGTCTCCTCCTGGAGTTCGTTGCCCTCGACGGCGCCGTAGCCGAACTCCGGCGGGATGACCGCGAGCACCTGCGACCCCACGGTCTGACCCTCCAGGGCCTGGCGGAACCCGTCGACGACTCCGGTCGTCTGGAACGACGCCGGAGTGCCCGCCTCCCAGCTGGAGTCGAACACCTCGTTGTCCGACCACTTCACGCCGGTGTACTGAACGAGCACGGTGTCGCCGGGCTCGACCGTCTCGCCGTCGCCCTGCTTCAGCGTCGCGAGCTCCACCGCGGTGGGGGCATCGGCGTCGGGGACCGTGATGGTCGGCTCGCCGTCCTCCGCCAGCTCCACCTCGGGAAGCCCCTCGGGCGCGGGCTGCTCGGTGCCCCAGGCGGCATCGGGGACCGTTTCGAGGAAGTCGAAGACGTAGACCTCGCCGCCGTTGGTCTCGGTCGCGGGGAAGGTGGCGACGACGCGGGTACCGGGCGTCGCGCACCCGAGGACCTGGCCGATGGGGTTGTCGGCGGAGATCTGCTGCGGCAGGAACTGTCCGGGCTCGTAGTTGAGCGACCCGAGTTCCTCGCCGGTGTCGGCGCTGAAGGCGGTGAAGGCGATGTTGACCAGCTCGCCGGCCGCGACGGGATCGCCCTCGCCCTCGGTGACCACGGTGCTCTGCAGCTCGGAGATCTCCAGCGGCGCGGTGAAGACGGCCTGCGACGCAGCGCCCGGCTCACCCTCGACCGTGACCGACTCGGATGCCTCGCCCGACGGAGCAGCGGCGTCGCAGAGGTCGGCGACCTGCGCCGACGGCGATCCGGTCGCGTCGGGCGCACCGCCGCCGGAGCACGACGTCAGCAGGAGGAGCGACACAGCGGTGACGGACAGGGCGGCGATCGAACGAATGCGCACAGAAACCTCAGGGTCGAGGGACGAAAGGACCTCCCCATCCTGGCCTACGTTTCCTCTGTCTGGGCTGAGAGGTCCCGACCGGCCCCGAGCGCAGCGTGGCACGGGCGGGGATGCCGACGGCGGAATGAGAGCGAGAGTACCCTCGTCTGGTGACGTCCGAGGCAGCCAGCGATCTCTCCCCCGGGGACCCCGACGCGCCTTCGCATTCCATCGGCATGACCTATGCGACGGGGCGGATGGTGATCGCGCCGCTGGGCCGACTGATCTACCGCCCGAAGATCGAGGGCAAAAGCAACGTTCCCCGCCAGGGACCGGTCATCTTCGCCAGCAATCACCTGTCGTTCATCGACTCCATCGCCATCCCCGTCGCCGCTCCCCGCCCGGTGCACTTCCTCGCCAAGGCGAGCTACTTCGAGGGGTCGGGGATCAAGGGCTGGATGTCGCGGGAGTTCTTCCGCGCCATCGGCGCCATCCCGGTCCAGCGCGGAGCCGGTCAGGCCGCGCTCGACGCACTGGAGCAGCAGCGGCTGCTGCTGGCCGAGGGGCGCGCGGTTGCTCTGTACCCGGAGGGCACGCGCTCGCTCGACGGGAGGCTCTACAAGGGCCGCACGGGCGTCGCGTTCCTGGCGCTCGAGACCGGCGCGCCCGTCGTCCCCGTGGGGCTGATCGGAACGGACCGCGTCATGCCGGTGGGCGCGAAGCGCCCGTCGCTGTCGGAGCGCATCACCGTGCGGTTCGGCGCACCGCTGGATCTGTCCCATCACGGTGCGGCGTCCTCGGGGCGAGCTCGCCGCGGGGCGACCGACGAGATCATGTCGGCGATCCACGCTCTCAGCGAGCAGGAGCTCGCCGGCCAGTACAACGAGGTGCCCGCGCAGAACCCGATCGAGCGCATCAAGCAGGTCCTTCCGCACGAGCGGCTGTAGCGCGCGGCGCGTAGCGGCGGCGCGGTGGTGCGGCGGCGCGGTGGTGCGGCGGCGCGGTGGTGCGGCGGCGCGGTGTGCAAGCGGCCCGCTCAAGGCGCCGGCTGTCGGTGTGGCCCAATGGGGCCACCTTCTGCGGGGAACCGTGCCATTCGTGCCACTCGGCTGCTCGCCCCACGATCCAGGTGGCGGAAAGGGCGGCCTCGAGCCGCGGGACTCCGCGATTCGTGCCACTCGGCTGCTCGCCCCACGATCCAGGTGGCGAAAAGGGCGGCCTCGAGCCGCGGGACTCCGCGATTCGTGCCACTCGGATCGTCGCCCGCCGATCCGGGTGGCG of the Microbacterium invictum genome contains:
- the dxr gene encoding 1-deoxy-D-xylulose-5-phosphate reductoisomerase encodes the protein MRRILVLGSTGSIGTQALEVIAANPHRFEVAGLATGSRRELMAAQAAQFGVAESACALGASEAEQLVRDVEVDVVLNGITGSVGLGPTLAALETGRTLALANKESLIVGGELVTALAAPGQIVPVDSEHSAIAQALRAGTHDEVRRLVLTASGGPFRGRSRSELADVTPAQALAHPTWDMGRVVTTNSATLVNKGLEVIEAHLLFGVPYDAIDVVVHPQSVVHSMVEFVDGSTIAQASPPDMRLPISLGLDWPQRVAGVGAPIDWTRAAQWTFEPLDEDAFPAVRLAKRVGMAGATYPAVFNAANEQAVDAFHEGRLRFLDIVDLVVDVVDRHEAPAALTRESLADAESWARRVADELIAAR
- a CDS encoding FKBP-type peptidyl-prolyl cis-trans isomerase — translated: MRIRSIAALSVTAVSLLLLTSCSGGGAPDATGSPSAQVADLCDAAAPSGEASESVTVEGEPGAASQAVFTAPLEISELQSTVVTEGEGDPVAAGELVNIAFTAFSADTGEELGSLNYEPGQFLPQQISADNPIGQVLGCATPGTRVVATFPATETNGGEVYVFDFLETVPDAAWGTEQPAPEGLPEVELAEDGEPTITVPDADAPTAVELATLKQGDGETVEPGDTVLVQYTGVKWSDNEVFDSSWEAGTPASFQTTGVVDGFRQALEGQTVGSQVLAVIPPEFGYGAVEGNELQEETLVFVVDILGVQHVAATTAP
- a CDS encoding lysophospholipid acyltransferase family protein, giving the protein MTYATGRMVIAPLGRLIYRPKIEGKSNVPRQGPVIFASNHLSFIDSIAIPVAAPRPVHFLAKASYFEGSGIKGWMSREFFRAIGAIPVQRGAGQAALDALEQQRLLLAEGRAVALYPEGTRSLDGRLYKGRTGVAFLALETGAPVVPVGLIGTDRVMPVGAKRPSLSERITVRFGAPLDLSHHGAASSGRARRGATDEIMSAIHALSEQELAGQYNEVPAQNPIERIKQVLPHERL